The Pyxidicoccus sp. MSG2 DNA segment ACGACCTTGATGGGCGCCGAATAGGTCATGCCACGCTGGTGGCATTCATCGACGTCGTACTTCGGCTTCTCCAGGTGATAGCTGACGAACTCCAGCGAGGAGGTCTCGTTGAAGTCGCGGATCGGAAAGACGGACTTGAAGACACCCTGAAGACCGATGTCCTCACGCTTCTCCGGCGCGATGTCCGCCTGGAGGAACTTCTCGTAGGACTGCTTCTGGATGTTGATAAGATTGGGAATGTCGATGATCTTCGCGATCTTCGCGAAGGTCTTCCGCACGCGGAAATTGTTCTGGATCTGCGTCGGCATTCTGGCTCCGGGGACGACTGCTCGGGCGGGCAAACATCAGTAACGCGCGGCGGCGCCGGGAAATTTGTAACTGTCAAATGGGCAAAGCCGGCACCCCCTTGCTGGGAGCGCCGGCCTGCTCATCCGGTCAGGAGGCTGCTCGTAAATTCCCGGAAAACCGGGCAGCCCCTGTAAGCGTTACTTGACTTCGACGGTCGCGCCAGCCGCGGTGAGCTGGTCCTTGATCTTCTTGGCGTCGTCCTTGTTGACGCCTTCCTTGACCGTCTTGGGGGCGCCCTCGACCAGGTCCTTGGCCTCCTTCAGGCCCAGGCCGGTGATGGCGCGGATCTCCTTGATGACGTTGATCTTGTTGGCGCCGGCGTTGGCCAGCACCACCGTGAACTCCGTCTTCTCCTCGGCGGGAGCGGCGGCAGCGGCGGCCGGGCCGGCGGCCACGGCAACAGCGGCGGCGGAGACGCCCCACTTGGACTCGAGCTGCTTCACCAGCTCCGCCGCC contains these protein-coding regions:
- the rplL gene encoding 50S ribosomal protein L7/L12, which produces MADLNAIVDQLSSLTVMEAAELVKQLESKWGVSAAAVAVAAGPAAAAAAPAEEKTEFTVVLANAGANKINVIKEIRAITGLGLKEAKDLVEGAPKTVKEGVNKDDAKKIKDQLTAAGATVEVK